The genomic window TCGGCAGAGGAACGATCAACGCCAGCGACTGACCACGTGCTGCCCGACGTGGTCTTCACCGGAGCGTCGACGCAAGGGCGGATCGCGCAATGTCCTGCTCGCAGATCGGTGCCAAACCAGCTGACGACCAGAGCAATGCGTTCGAGATTAGGACAGATTGCGGTGAGATGTTCGAGGGATGCAATGAAATCCGTCTCACTCTCGAACGTATGGCGGTTTTCGCTCGCCCATTCACCCTGACTACTTTGTCGATAGACTTTTTCAGTTTCGTAACCGAACTCGGTAGCGCCCGGGATCATGATCATCGATTTGATGCTGGCTTCGGTCTTGCCGACAGGCCGAATGACCTCAAAGCTTAATTGAGGAATGCGATTGCCGAACGATTCCAGAGGCAATTCTTCGAAAACCACATAGGCTAGCCCGCGATAGGCGGGCGTCATGTCGTCCCCTTCGTTGGCCTCGATCAGACTGTCCGGCAGTTGCGACTCTCCGCCCAGATGGACGCGATAGCTGATCTCCTGAAGGTCCAACTCCTTGCCATTCGCCCAGATGCGCCCGACATGCGCGATCTCGCCTTCGCATAGCCCGACGGCAAAATTGGCGTAGTAACTATAGGTCGTCGTCGTTGCCTTGTTGCTGCCACCACCCTTGGACGCACCGGTTTTCTGTTCGCGCGTCGTGACCTTCTCGACGTAATCCGTTGCCCAGATCAATTCGCCCGTCAGTCGTGCCCGACCATAGACGCGGGTGATGGGGCTGCCTTCCGTCGATGTCTGGACTTTCAGGTCGGACAAGCGAGGACCCTCGACAGACCGGCCTTCACCAAACAGCGACTGATCGATGCTATAACCGATGCCAGCACCGAGCGCGCCGCCAATCAAAGCACCAAAGGGCCCGAAAAGCGCGCCGCCAATCAAGCTGCCTGCGGATTTCAAAACAAGAGTGGTCATGGGCTGGATCCTGATGTGGTCAAGGGGTCAAGAATGATTGGCTGGAAAAGCGAAGACATAGGCGAGATGGCGCAGCCACCAAGGGCCCAAGGGACGCGACGGAGACATTACCGCCGTGCTGAGCATGCAGAAACTGAGTGGAATTAATCAGAATTCCGGCGTGCTTGGCAGGAAATCCCTTCTTATAGCGAAACAGCAGCACGTCTCCCGGAGCACGATCCTCTTTCTCAACGGAAATGAGATATCGCGTTGCTGCGAGTGCAAGGGTTTCACGACCATTGGTCTCCGCCCAGTCCGGCGAATAGGGTGGTGGCGTTTCCGGCTCGTCCCAAAAGTGACGGTAGACACCGCGGATCAATCCGAGGCAATCGCACCCGGCTCCCTTGCAACTGGCCTGATGCCTGTAGGGCGTACCCTGCCAACTGAGGGCCTCGGCTATGATTTCATCACGCAAAGTCGACGCATTTTGAGAGGTTGTCATGGCATGGCCTCTATTGATCGGGGTAACTGATGACGAAGTCATTGCCCGGCATGTGGGGGAAGCCGCGAAAGTTGTTCTGGTTGTCAAAACAGGTGCGACAGGTCGTAAAGGTCTTGTCGCAGCCGACCGTCAGCGCGACTTCGTCCCCCTCCGCAATGTCCGAATGGAGCGGCATCCAAAGCTCGAGAGCGTGGAGAGACGCAGACGTGCTATGCCCGAGGATGTCGAAAACCATGCCTTGAGCCTCTCCGGACAGCATGGTGAGAGACCCTCTGGCAAAACCAAGCTCCGGCGTCTCACTCAAAGAGACTGAAATGCGGGTTGCCGACTGGATAGACGAAATCGTGCCGAGAAACCTGTACTGAGAATTGGTGAGATCCACCCCGCAGCGTTCGTCGCCCAATGTGGCGTCGCAGCTATATTGGTAGACCCGTCCCCTCTCCTGCTCGAGGGCGACTGACAGCGACCGGATTTCGACCTGAA from uncultured Cohaesibacter sp. includes these protein-coding regions:
- a CDS encoding NlpC/P60 family protein, encoding MTTSQNASTLRDEIIAEALSWQGTPYRHQASCKGAGCDCLGLIRGVYRHFWDEPETPPPYSPDWAETNGRETLALAATRYLISVEKEDRAPGDVLLFRYKKGFPAKHAGILINSTQFLHAQHGGNVSVASLGPLVAAPSRLCLRFSSQSFLTP
- a CDS encoding DUF2163 domain-containing protein, whose amino-acid sequence is MKELSADLKNHLASGVTTLAFCWVLKRSDGFELGFTDHDLPIALSGVVCEPSSGFTGSEIRQSAGFASDDQEVSGILSSDRITEADLISGRYDGARIETWRVNWSDPSQAVLLRTGYLGEIKRDRQSFQVEIRSLSVALEQERGRVYQYSCDATLGDERCGVDLTNSQYRFLGTISSIQSATRISVSLSETPELGFARGSLTMLSGEAQGMVFDILGHSTSASLHALELWMPLHSDIAEGDEVALTVGCDKTFTTCRTCFDNQNNFRGFPHMPGNDFVISYPDQ